The genomic segment CCGGACGAGTACCGCGTGGATCCCCATGTGAACGACATCCCTTATTCCTGGGAGCGGAAGGACGGATGAAGGAAAACGGCGTGAAGCTGCTGGTCGCGGGGGGAGCGGGCTTCATCGGCTCGAACTTCATCCGGTACCTCCTCGCCGCTCACGCGGACTGGCAGGTCGTCAACGTCGACAAGCTCACCTACGCTGGGAACCTGGCGAACCTGAAAGACCTTGAAGGGGATGACCGGTACGGCTTCGTCCGCGCCGACATCTGCGATGCGCCTCGCATCGGGGAGATCGTCGCCGCCGAACGGCCCGACGCGATCGTCAACTTCGCCGCGGAAACCCACGTGGACCGCAGCATCAACGATCCCTCCCTGTTCCTGAAGACGAACGTTCTTGGAACGCAGGTGCTGCTGGAGGCGGCCCGCCGGCAGGGCATCGCCCGCTACGTGCAGATCTCCACCGACGAGGTATACGGTTCCCTGGGCTCGGAGGGGAAATTCACCGAGGAGTCGCCTCTCCGCCCGAATTCCCCCTATGCGGCCAGCAAGACGGCGGGGGACCTTCTCGTCCGCGCCTGGTTCAAGACGTACGGCGTCCCGGCGATCGTGACCCGCTGCTCGAACAATTACGGGCCGTACCAGTTCCCGGAGAAACTCATCCCGTTCTTCATAACCCTTCTGCGGGAGAACAAGCCGGTTCCGGTGTACGGGGACGGGATGAATGTGCGCGACTGGATCCATGTCGACGACCACTCCCGGGCGATCGATGCGGTGCTCCTGCGCGGGCGGCCGGGGGAGATCTACAACATCGGCGGAGGGAACGAGCGGACCAACATCGAGATCACGAAGATGCTTTTTTCCTTTCTGGGAAAGCCGGAGTCGCTCATGAAGTTCGTCCCCGACCGTCCCGGGCACGACCGCCGGTACGCAATCGACGATATGAAGGTCCGCCGGGAGATGGGGATTGCCCCCCAGGTACCGTTCGAGGAAGGGCTGCGCGAAACCGTCCGGTGGTACC from the Deltaproteobacteria bacterium RBG_16_64_85 genome contains:
- a CDS encoding dTDP-glucose 4,6-dehydratase, whose protein sequence is MKLLVAGGAGFIGSNFIRYLLAAHADWQVVNVDKLTYAGNLANLKDLEGDDRYGFVRADICDAPRIGEIVAAERPDAIVNFAAETHVDRSINDPSLFLKTNVLGTQVLLEAARRQGIARYVQISTDEVYGSLGSEGKFTEESPLRPNSPYAASKTAGDLLVRAWFKTYGVPAIVTRCSNNYGPYQFPEKLIPFFITLLRENKPVPVYGDGMNVRDWIHVDDHSRAIDAVLLRGRPGEIYNIGGGNERTNIEITKMLFSFLGKPESLMKFVPDRPGHDRRYAIDDMKVRREMGIAPQVPFEEGLRETVRWYLENEEWLRSVRSGEYLKFYDQWYSKQGRT